In the Phaseolus vulgaris cultivar G19833 chromosome 7, P. vulgaris v2.0, whole genome shotgun sequence genome, one interval contains:
- the LOC137828084 gene encoding uncharacterized protein: protein MTKLTHYKSMTPLPPPTSPFSFPLHSPLLHREDLKKKKNKKKKMSSVCISNCVSDARVPVRATYMNLYKWPESDAEFVRRRGSHGHPRVVDSVSCRQMYLRSYKFSRKETVPEKTQKCFGKIKEKVKGRSHHKSNGFLRRRKCLVWRKMREISCAALFKIFRRFLSCGASVDVVQTKS from the coding sequence ATGACAAAATTAACCCACTATAAATCAATGACCCCTCTTCCCCCACCCACTTCACCCTTCTCCTTTCCTTTACATTCTCCATTGTTACACAGAGaggatttgaaaaagaaaaagaataagaagaagaagatgagtTCTGTGTGCATATCAAACTGTGTCAGCGACGCACGTGTGCCAGTACGTGCGACGTACATGAATCTCTACAAGTGGCCGGAATCGGACGCAGAGTTTGTGCGTAGAAGGGGTTCTCATGGGCATCCGAGGGTGGTTGATAGTGTCTCGTGCAGACAGATGTACCTACGGAGCTACAAATTCTCGAGGAAAGAGACAGTGCCGGAAAAAACCCAGAAATGTTTCGGAAAAATTAAGGAGAAAGTGAAGGGAAGGTCTCATCACAAGAGTAATGGATTTTTAAGAAGAAGGAAATGTTTGGTTTGGAGAAAAATGAGGGAAATCTCGTGTGCTGCTTTGTTTAAGATTTTCCGCAGGTTCTTGTCTTGCGGCGCTAGTGTAGATGTTGTCCAAACAAAATCTTGA